The proteins below come from a single Stomoxys calcitrans chromosome 1, idStoCalc2.1, whole genome shotgun sequence genomic window:
- the LOC106092582 gene encoding somatostatin receptor type 5: MNLYLRILLMSLLPSWSQTHGITAPQKNHDGKMTETAPTIYNQMVAEKRTDENGNVKEPMATWSVALADFEDHLKPTLQLYELDDTELNRLNASYLASVIKRFNLTLGNKSYEFEDDNACATRQTTFVKLLTMILYAVVCIVGLFGNTLVIYVVLRFSKMQTVTNIYILNLAIADECFLIGIPFLLYTMHNGSWQFGEYACKAYMVSTSITQFTSSIFLLIMSADRYIAVCHPISSPRYRTPTVSKMVSGIAWLTSAMLMLPVMLFASTVTFGEHTSCNIKWPEAQNNQSGTTFILYSLALGFATPLTFILGFYCLVIRKLHTVGPKHKSKEKKRSHRKVTKLVLTVITVYILCWLPYWISQVALITSSPSKCASRLEITIFLLASCLVYSNSAMNPILYAFLSDNFKKSFLKACTCAARKDVNAQLQMENSMFPRFNKSRTAEKLLTPNKAKQGAGSFLCKNTRQRMPITSTTATTTTGNTNVTVLEANSSVAPSAPQQNNHFLAPPLPSIAAPMGSSCNSNNSNLLMLPASSVCTENSNVEDNNSDCSEPEEIATAVRPPVLHTDL, from the coding sequence ATGAATTTATATTTAAGGATATTACTAATGAGCTTACTGCCCTCCTGGAGCCAGACGCATGGAATCACTGCCCCCCAAAAAAATCATGATGGGAAGATGACTGAGACTGCCCCAACCATATACAACCAAATGGTGGCGGAGAAACGCACCGATGAGAACGGCAATGTCAAGGAGCCGATGGCCACTTGGTCTGTGGCTTTGGCAGATTTCGAGGACCACTTGAAGCCCACATTGCAATTGTACGAATTGGATGACACAGAATTGAATCGCCTCAATGCTTCATACCTTGCTTCGGTCATCAAGCGGTTTAACTTAACACTTGGCAACAAGTCGTACGAGTTTGAAGATGACAACGCTTGTGCCACACGTCAGACcacctttgtcaaattattAACGATGATTCTGTATGCAGTAGTTTGTATTGTAGGATTGTTCGGCAACACTTTGGTGATTTATGTGGTCTTGAGGTTTTCCAAAATGCAGACAGTGACCAACATTTACATTCTCAATTTGGCCATTGCGGACGAGTGCTTCCTCATTGGAATTCCTTTTCTACTATATACCATGCACAATGGCAGCTGGCAGTTTGGGGAGTATGCCTGCAAGGCGTACATGGTGAGTACGTCCATCACCCAGTTCACCTCCTCGATATTCCTGCTAATCATGTCGGCGGACCGCTACATAGCCGTCTGCCATCCTATATCGTCGCCCCGCTACAGGACACCCACCGTCTCGAAGATGGTCTCGGGCATTGCTTGGCTGACATCGGCTATGCTCATGCTGCCAGTGATGCTGTTCGCTAGTACCGTGACATTTGGCGAGCACACCTCCTGCAACATCAAATGGCCAGAGGCACAGAATAACCAATCGGGTACCACATTTATACTGTACTCATTGGCCTTGGGCTTCGCCACCCCGCTGACCTTCATTTTGGGCTTCTACTGCTTGGTCATACGGAAATTGCACACAGTGGGCCCCAAGCACAAGTCCAAAGAGAAGAAGCGGTCCCATCGTAAGGTGACGAAACTAGTACTGACAGTGATTACAGTATATATTCTATGTTGGCTACCCTATTGGATATCCCAGGTGGCCTTGATCACTTCGTCACCAAGCAAGTGCGCGTCACGTCTTGAGATCACCATTTTTCTGCTGGCCAGCTGCTTGGTCTACTCCAACTCGGCCATGAATCCCATACTATATGCTTTCCTCAGTGACAATTTCAAGAAGTCCTTCCTGAAAGCCTGCACTTGTGCTGCCCGTAAGGATGTCAACGCCCAGCTGCAAATGGAGAACAGCATGTTTCCGCGCTTCAACAAATCGCGGACGGCGGAAAAACTTCTCACACCCAATAAAGCCAAGCAGGGAGCAGGGTCATTTCTTTGTAAAAACACTCGCCAGAGAATGCCCATAACCtccaccaccgccaccaccactaCGGGCAACACCAATGTCACGGTGCTGGAGGCCAATAGTTCTGTGGCTCCAAGTGCGCCCCAACAGAACAATCATTTCCTTGCACCGCCACTACCATCCATAGCCGCCCCCATGGGTTCGTCCTGCAATTCGAATAATTCCAATCTTCTAATGCTTCCCGCCAGCAGCGTGTGTACGGAGAATTCCAATGTGGAGGACAACAACTCTGATTGCTCGGAGCCGGAGGAGATTGCGACTGCCGTAAGACCCCCTGTTTTGCATACCGATTTATAA